The genomic DNA CGCCGATCACGCCGATCATCCTGGGAGAGGGCAAGACCACGATGGAGTTCTCGCGCGCCCTTTTCCAGGAGGGCGTGTTGGGGACGGGCATCACCTTCCCCACCGTGCCCGAGGGCAAGGCACGGGTGCGCACCATCATGACCGCCACTCACACGCGCGACGAATTGGACCGCGCGCTGGAAGTGCTGAAGCGGGTGGGGAAGAAGATGGGGATCCTGAGTTAACCACAGAGGACACAGAGGGCACAGAGGAATTGAAGAAGGGGATCAT from Terriglobales bacterium includes the following:
- a CDS encoding aminotransferase class I/II-fold pyridoxal phosphate-dependent enzyme, whose product is PITPIILGEGKTTMEFSRALFQEGVLGTGITFPTVPEGKARVRTIMTATHTRDELDRALEVLKRVGKKMGILS